In a genomic window of Helianthus annuus cultivar XRQ/B chromosome 10, HanXRQr2.0-SUNRISE, whole genome shotgun sequence:
- the LOC110881378 gene encoding uncharacterized protein LOC110881378 — translation MAQMNFSSKWRGWVMSIIRNSRASVLVNGSPSCEFSCQRGLRPGDPLSPFLFILAMDGLTRIMRRACELGVFHGIRVGGTGPLISHFMYADDVVFCGEWSIANAINLRRLLRGFFLISWLKISSKKSSVFGIGVGECDIVDMARLLKCSRGRFPFTHLGVPIASNMNLVRSWDPVLEKFQKRLSAWKSKCLSYGGRITLLKSILSSLPLYFFSLFRAPIQVINTLRKLRRKVFWGGVEAVDRMSWLAWDKVVAPTKYGGVGLGSLRDANLSLLSKWWWRFKVSQDSLWRKVIWSIHGSGRGWTYIPVKLTLGGMWKQIASVPDILENISSGPNLFVNGNVKSGHSVFFWSDWWVSDNTLQRKFPLLFALEKKRCCLVSDRLLLSAEQLQFAWDWKRSSFTAAEQIQYDALISLVSNVNLSPGVDSWTWSAGGEIGFSVRNVKE, via the coding sequence ATGGCGCAAATGAATTTTTCATCAAAGTGGCGGGGATGGGTTATGTCTATTATCCGGAATTCTCGTGCCTCGGTCTTGGTTAATGGGTCGCCCTCATGTGAGTTTTCTTGTCAGCGTGGTCTTCGCCCAGGAGACCCACTTTCTCCTTTCTTATTTATTCTTGCTATGGACGGTCTTACTCGGATTATGAGGCGAGCATGTGAGCTGGGTGTTTTTCACGGTATTAGAGTGGGTGGAACGGGTCCTCTAATCTCACATTTCATGTATGCTGACGATGTGGTATTTTGTGGGGAGTGGTCTATAGCTAACGCTATTAATCTCAGACGACTACTAAGGGGCTTCTTTTTGATATCCTGGTTGAAGATCAGCTCCAAAAAGAGTAGTGTGTTTGGTATTGGAGTGGGGGAATGTGACATCGTTGATATGGCTAGGCTCCTTAAATGCTCACGGGGTCGGTTTCCTTTTACTCACCTAGGTGTGCCGATTGCGTCTAACATGAACTTAGTTAGAAGTTGGGACCCGGTTCTTGAGAAGTTTCAAAAGCGGTTGTCGGCTTGGAAGTCTAAGTGCCTTTCGTATGGTGGTCGGATAACGTTGCTTAAATCCATTTTAAGTTCTCTTCCATTGTATTTCTTCTCCTTGTTTAGAGCCCCGATTCAAGTTATTAATACTCTTCGGAAGCTGCGTAGGAAAGTCTTTTGGGGAGGGGTGGAAGCGGTTGATAGAATGAGTTGGTTAGCGTGGGATAAGGTGGTTGCTCCGACTAAATATGGTGGTGTGGGTTTGGGTTCTCTTAGAGATGCGAACCTAAGTTTATTATCCAAGTGGTGGTGGCGGTTTAAAGTGAGCCAAGACTCCCTATGGCGAAAGGTGATATGGTCCATTCATGGAAGTGGTCGGGGTTGGACTTACATTCCGGTGAAATTGACACTAGGCGGTATGTGGAAACAAATAGCGAGTGTCCCGGATATTTTGGAGAATATTAGTTCCGGACCTAATCTTTTTGTTAATGGGAATGTTAAAAGTGGTCATAGTGTTTTTTTCTGGTCTGATTGGTGGGTCTCGGACAATACCTTACAAAGAAAGTTCCCTTTATTATTTGCATTGGAAAAGAAGCGTTGTTGTTTGGTGTCTGATCGGCTCCTCCTATCAGCAGAGCAGCTGCAGTTTGCTTGGGACTGGAAACGGTCTTCGTTCACAGCAGCGGAGCAGATACAATATGATGCACTTATCTCTTTGGTTTCTAATGTGAATTTATCCCCTGGAGTTGATTCTTGGACCTGGTCGGCGGGTGGGGAAATTGGTTTCTCGGTGCGTAATGTGAAGGAGTAG
- the LOC110881377 gene encoding uncharacterized protein LOC110881377, whose protein sequence is MVAWCVFHYRLPTADALARRNIPVITEVCSICETNIESVDHLFPGCPKFMDVWQLVFSWCRVPNFFAFHARDLLSYHLTAKSGARVRKAFYAVVLTTFWSIWRARNDHIFNHKQVSVRKIMEEIKVMSYLWVVNRSRMTDMSWDSWGRFDAIKMR, encoded by the coding sequence ATGGTTGCGTGGTGTGTATTTCATTACCGGCTTCCAACTGCAGATGCTTTGGCACGGCGAAACATTCCGGTAATCACAGAGGTGTGTAGTATTTGTGAGACTAATATTGAATCGGTTGATCATTTGTTTCCAGGATGTCCGAAGTTTATGGATGTGTGGCAACTTGTTTTTTCATGGTGTCGTGTTCCGAATTTCTTTGCCTTCCATGCTCGTGATTTACTATCCTACCATCTGACGGCAAAGAGTGGGGCTCGTGTGAGGAAAGCGTTTTATGCGGTTGTGTTGACGACTTTTTGGAGTATATGGAGAGCTAGGAACGATCACATATTCAATCATAAACAAGTGTCGGTCCGGAAAATTATGGAGGAAATCAAGGTCATGAGTTACTTGTGGGTGGTAAACCGTTCAAGAATGACAGATATGTCTTGGGATTCTTGGGGTAGATTTGACGCAATAAAAATGAGGTAG